The stretch of DNA CCTCGAACAGGAATATCACAAAAGATTGGCCGGATACCGCGGCGAACAGGAAATCGACTTTTACTTGAACTACGTTTCCGACCATCATATCTCCTGTTTGAATAATATTCGTCTCAACTATGACTCCCAATATTTTCAAATCGACACCCTGGTGATTTCCCCCCAATACTTGCTGATACTGGAAATCAAAAATATCACCGGAACCATCTATTTCGATGAGCAATTTGGCCAACTGATCCGGATCTATGAAGGAAAACAGGAAGGGATGCGGGATCCGATATTCCAAGTCCAGCGGCAAAAAAATTTGCTGTTAAAATGGCTAAAAAAGAATCATTTCCCCCTTTGGCCGATTGAAGCGTTCATCGTCATCAGCAATCCTTCCACCATCATTAAAACCTCGAATACCCAGCCTCTCCATATTGTCCATGTCACAAAAATCCCTGAAATCATCCATCATTTAAATGAAAAATACCCTCCCGTCAAAACGTTGACGCCGGTCGCCGAACTGGCCGACAAAATAGCGGAAATGAATCAGCCGCTCGTAACCGATATTCTTGACGAATATGCGATCGATCCCGGGCATCTTATCAAAGGAGTCCGC from Caldibacillus debilis DSM 16016 encodes:
- a CDS encoding nuclease-related domain-containing protein, with product MTKKREAPYKLLQLEALLKRLPANHPKRPFLEQEYHKRLAGYRGEQEIDFYLNYVSDHHISCLNNIRLNYDSQYFQIDTLVISPQYLLILEIKNITGTIYFDEQFGQLIRIYEGKQEGMRDPIFQVQRQKNLLLKWLKKNHFPLWPIEAFIVISNPSTIIKTSNTQPLHIVHVTKIPEIIHHLNEKYPPVKTLTPVAELADKIAEMNQPLVTDILDEYAIDPGHLIKGVRCPNCDFIPMKKIWKKWQCTKCHFVSQHVYETSLDDYKLIFGNKITNRGLRDFLKIRSRSTAWYILQKFVTEKKGTNRKMDYFF